One genomic segment of Pseudomonas sp. RU47 includes these proteins:
- a CDS encoding HD-GYP domain-containing protein, translating to MDSMQDVYPSATVLVVDDTPDNLMLIAELLKDKYRVKAANSGEKALRLLQADPLPDLILLDIMMPGLSGYDVAEQLKLDARIRHIPIIFLTSMTATADEIRGLSLGAADYITKPIIPPVLMARVETQIKLKAVADFLRNQNDFLEQEVQRRTREVIAIQDVTIHAMASLAETRDNETGNHIRRTQHYIKRLAELLRNHPRFRDFLDEETIKLLFKSAPLHDIGKIGIPDRILLKPGRLTAEEFEIMKTHTTLGRDAIQHAEDQLGINVDFLHLAKEIAYGHQEKWDGSGYPQGVATDDIPISARLMAVADVYDALISRRVYKPGMPHEQAVKIIREGRGSHFDPDICDAFLANAEQFRAIAERFADSDQDMARQLALLEQIADRP from the coding sequence ATGGATAGCATGCAGGACGTTTACCCATCAGCTACCGTTCTGGTGGTCGACGATACACCCGATAACCTGATGCTGATCGCCGAGTTGCTCAAGGACAAATATCGGGTCAAGGCCGCCAACAGCGGCGAAAAGGCCCTGCGCCTGCTACAGGCAGACCCGCTTCCCGACCTGATCCTGCTGGACATCATGATGCCTGGCCTGTCCGGTTATGACGTTGCCGAGCAGCTCAAGCTTGACGCTCGCATTCGCCATATCCCGATCATTTTCCTGACCTCGATGACCGCTACGGCGGACGAGATTCGCGGCTTGAGCCTAGGCGCTGCGGATTACATCACCAAGCCGATCATCCCGCCGGTGCTCATGGCCAGGGTCGAGACTCAGATCAAGCTCAAGGCCGTTGCCGATTTCCTGCGCAATCAGAACGATTTTCTGGAGCAGGAAGTGCAACGGCGTACCCGCGAGGTGATCGCCATCCAGGATGTCACGATCCACGCCATGGCTTCGCTGGCCGAAACCCGTGATAACGAAACCGGCAACCACATTCGCCGCACCCAGCACTACATCAAACGCCTGGCTGAACTGTTGCGCAATCACCCGCGCTTCCGGGACTTCCTCGACGAGGAGACGATCAAACTGCTCTTCAAATCGGCACCGCTGCACGATATCGGCAAGATTGGCATTCCTGATCGCATCCTGCTGAAACCGGGGCGGCTGACCGCCGAAGAGTTCGAGATCATGAAAACCCACACCACATTGGGGCGCGACGCCATCCAGCACGCCGAGGATCAGTTGGGAATAAACGTCGACTTCCTTCATCTGGCCAAGGAAATTGCCTACGGCCACCAGGAAAAGTGGGATGGCAGTGGCTATCCGCAAGGCGTGGCCACTGACGACATCCCGATCAGCGCCCGATTGATGGCCGTGGCGGATGTCTACGATGCGCTGATCAGTCGCCGTGTGTACAAGCCCGGCATGCCCCACGAGCAGGCGGTGAAAATCATCCGCGAAGGCCGGGGCTCGCATTTTGATCCGGACATCTGTGACGCGTTTCTCGCCAATGCCGAGCAGTTCCGCGCAATTGCCGAGCGATTTGCCGACAGCGACCAGGACATGGCCAGGCAGTTAGCCCTGCTTGAACAAATTGCTGATCGTCCCTGA
- a CDS encoding HIT family protein yields the protein MEIAPNFIIHETEHWIINHHLASTLPGYLMLGTKVETTSLAELSSDALSELGGLLAKTQQVIERQLTPKHLYIGRYGHQPGLPIHFHFIPVYHWVEALFWQDTRYRLLETFAHAEGAASATDGAELTLFVWREFGENPIPPKAHGPSIEEVIKHLRIAFG from the coding sequence ATGGAAATTGCCCCGAATTTCATCATTCATGAAACCGAACACTGGATCATCAATCACCATCTGGCGAGCACGCTTCCCGGCTATCTGATGCTGGGGACAAAGGTCGAAACCACATCGCTGGCCGAGTTGTCATCCGATGCCTTGAGCGAGTTGGGCGGTTTGCTTGCCAAAACCCAGCAAGTCATCGAGCGACAACTCACGCCAAAACACCTCTACATCGGTCGCTACGGGCATCAGCCGGGTTTACCGATCCACTTCCATTTCATTCCGGTTTATCACTGGGTCGAAGCGCTGTTCTGGCAGGACACGCGATATCGACTCCTCGAAACGTTTGCCCACGCTGAAGGCGCTGCATCAGCGACTGACGGTGCAGAGCTGACGTTATTCGTCTGGCGGGAGTTTGGTGAAAACCCGATACCACCGAAGGCGCACGGCCCTTCCATTGAAGAAGTGATCAAACATTTGCGTATTGCGTTTGGCTGA
- a CDS encoding GlxA family transcriptional regulator has translation MPSVSPQPGTSTAQSRDVVFIAYPRMSLLDLSGAQTVFWAASKAMSERSQAGYQLHTASLEGGLVHTVEGLAVDTRALRDLNMAALDTLVVPGAPDICQTLDEHGQLTDWLRREAPSAQRVVSVCSGAFLLAKAGLLDGCRAATHWAMCETLRERFPTIEVDADAIFIQQGAVWTSAGVTAGIDLALALVEADAGREVALQVARELVVYLKRPGGQAQYSTLLQAQVQDSPLFEPLHLWLMDNLGDPRLSVERLAEQARMSLRNFTRVYKQNTGRTPSKAIELFRLEAAKRLLENSAHNIDKVARLCGFGDEERLRACFQRHLSISPRDYRSRFTREG, from the coding sequence ATGCCCAGCGTTTCCCCGCAGCCCGGCACTTCAACCGCGCAATCACGCGACGTGGTTTTCATCGCCTACCCGCGAATGAGCCTGCTCGACCTCAGCGGTGCACAAACGGTGTTCTGGGCCGCGAGCAAAGCAATGTCCGAACGCAGTCAAGCGGGCTATCAACTGCACACCGCCAGCCTTGAAGGCGGGTTGGTGCACACCGTCGAAGGTTTGGCCGTCGACACCCGCGCGCTACGCGATCTGAACATGGCCGCACTGGATACCCTCGTCGTCCCCGGTGCCCCGGACATCTGCCAGACCCTAGACGAGCATGGCCAACTGACCGACTGGCTGCGTCGCGAGGCGCCGAGCGCGCAACGCGTGGTCTCGGTGTGCAGTGGCGCGTTCCTGCTGGCCAAGGCTGGCCTGCTCGACGGCTGTCGCGCCGCAACGCACTGGGCCATGTGCGAGACGTTGCGCGAACGCTTCCCGACGATCGAAGTGGATGCCGATGCGATTTTCATCCAGCAAGGGGCGGTGTGGACATCGGCGGGGGTCACGGCCGGTATCGATCTGGCGCTGGCGCTGGTCGAGGCGGATGCCGGCCGCGAAGTGGCCTTGCAGGTAGCCCGCGAGCTGGTGGTGTACCTCAAACGCCCCGGTGGTCAGGCGCAATACAGCACGTTGCTGCAAGCGCAGGTGCAGGACAGCCCGTTGTTCGAGCCGCTGCACCTGTGGCTGATGGACAACCTCGGCGATCCCAGACTGAGTGTGGAGCGTCTCGCCGAGCAGGCCAGAATGAGCCTGCGCAATTTCACCCGGGTCTACAAACAGAACACCGGCCGCACGCCATCCAAAGCCATCGAACTGTTCCGCCTCGAAGCGGCCAAGCGTCTGCTGGAAAACTCGGCGCACAACATCGACAAGGTCGCGCGCCTCTGCGGTTTCGGTGATGAAGAGCGTCTGCGCGCCTGCTTCCAGCGTCACCTGTCGATTTCTCCGCGTGATTACCGTAGTCGCTTCACTCGTGAAGGCTGA
- the gabP gene encoding GABA permease: MISPNSMDSSSQLAQGFKPRHVTMLSIAGIIGAGLFVGSGHAIAAAGPAVLLAYLFSGLLVVLVMRMLGEMAVANPDTGSFSTYADQAIGRWAGFTIGWLYWWFWVLVIPIEALAAGHVLNQWFPQVDAWLFALGSIIALVVTNLFSVSKYGEFEFWFAMVKVVAIIGFIGVGFAVLMGWVPDREVSGLTGLMAERGGFAPNGLSAVVGAFITIMFSFIGTEAVTIAAAESNDPSRNIAKATRSVIWRIGVFYLLSIFVVISVVPWNDPLLASVGSYQRALEIMNIPHAKFMVDVVVLIAVASCMNSSIYIASRMLFSLGRRGDAPKMLKATSSAGVPRAAVIASTVLGALITVWSYFMPAGLFQFLLASSGAIALLVYLAIAVSQLRMRRILRQRNVELTFRMWLFPWLTWLVIVFICAALAVMMITPEHRTEVTTTIGLALAISFIGLVTSRHPAPAARVTSAG; encoded by the coding sequence ATGATCAGCCCGAACTCCATGGATTCGAGTAGCCAATTGGCGCAGGGCTTCAAGCCTCGTCACGTCACTATGCTGTCCATCGCCGGGATTATCGGCGCCGGATTGTTCGTAGGTTCAGGGCACGCCATTGCAGCGGCGGGGCCGGCGGTTCTGCTGGCTTATCTGTTCTCGGGTCTGCTTGTCGTGCTGGTCATGCGCATGCTCGGCGAAATGGCGGTCGCCAATCCGGACACCGGTTCTTTCTCGACCTATGCCGATCAGGCGATCGGGCGTTGGGCGGGCTTCACCATCGGCTGGCTCTACTGGTGGTTCTGGGTGTTGGTGATTCCCATCGAAGCATTGGCGGCCGGGCATGTGTTGAATCAATGGTTTCCGCAGGTCGACGCCTGGCTGTTCGCCTTGGGCTCGATCATTGCGCTGGTGGTGACCAACCTGTTCAGCGTGTCCAAGTACGGTGAGTTCGAATTCTGGTTCGCCATGGTCAAGGTTGTGGCGATCATCGGTTTCATCGGTGTCGGTTTTGCCGTGTTGATGGGCTGGGTGCCCGATCGCGAAGTCAGCGGCTTGACCGGGCTGATGGCCGAACGTGGCGGATTTGCGCCTAACGGTTTGTCGGCGGTTGTCGGCGCGTTCATCACCATCATGTTCAGTTTCATCGGCACTGAAGCGGTGACCATCGCCGCCGCTGAATCGAACGATCCGTCGCGAAACATTGCCAAGGCCACGCGCTCGGTGATCTGGCGCATCGGCGTGTTTTACCTGCTGTCGATCTTCGTGGTGATCTCCGTGGTGCCCTGGAATGATCCGTTGCTGGCCTCGGTCGGGTCTTATCAGCGCGCCCTGGAAATCATGAACATTCCCCATGCCAAGTTCATGGTCGACGTCGTCGTCCTGATCGCCGTGGCCAGTTGCATGAACTCCTCGATCTACATTGCCTCGCGCATGCTGTTCTCGCTGGGCCGGCGCGGCGATGCGCCGAAGATGCTGAAGGCGACCTCCTCGGCAGGCGTGCCACGCGCAGCAGTGATTGCCAGTACCGTGCTCGGCGCGTTGATCACCGTGTGGAGCTACTTCATGCCCGCCGGGCTGTTTCAATTCCTGCTGGCCAGCTCCGGCGCGATTGCCTTGCTGGTGTACCTGGCCATCGCGGTGTCGCAGTTGCGCATGCGCCGGATTTTGCGTCAGCGCAACGTCGAGCTGACCTTTCGCATGTGGCTGTTTCCGTGGCTGACCTGGCTGGTGATCGTGTTCATCTGCGCCGCGCTGGCGGTGATGATGATCACCCCGGAGCACCGCACCGAAGTCACCACCACCATTGGCTTGGCGCTGGCGATTTCCTTTATCGGTCTGGTGACTTCGCGTCATCCTGCGCCGGCGGCGAGGGTCACGTCGGCGGGTTAG
- a CDS encoding response regulator transcription factor produces MTLWSHSSPSASPPVLREPVVYVVDDDASMRQALDGLLRSIGLQVQTFETSQDFLASAKRDVPGCLVLDVRLRGESGLTFQEQMEKTGVRIPIVFMTGHGDIAMTVKAMKAGAVDFLAKPFRDQDMLDAVASALARDSARLLAEQSGAVMRLAYETLTVREREVLGFVIAGLMNKQIAAQLNLSEVTVKVHRGQVMKKLSARSVADLVRIAEALGIEPARRNG; encoded by the coding sequence ATGACTCTGTGGTCGCATTCCAGCCCCAGCGCAAGCCCGCCCGTGCTGAGGGAACCGGTGGTTTATGTGGTCGACGACGACGCCTCCATGCGTCAGGCTCTCGACGGTTTGCTGCGTTCGATCGGCCTGCAGGTGCAGACCTTCGAAACCTCCCAGGATTTTCTCGCATCGGCCAAACGCGATGTCCCCGGTTGTCTGGTGCTCGATGTGCGCCTGCGGGGTGAAAGCGGCCTGACCTTTCAGGAGCAGATGGAAAAGACCGGCGTGCGCATTCCCATCGTATTCATGACCGGTCATGGCGATATCGCCATGACCGTCAAGGCGATGAAGGCGGGTGCAGTGGACTTTCTCGCCAAGCCGTTTCGCGATCAGGACATGCTCGACGCCGTGGCCAGCGCGCTGGCCCGGGACAGTGCGCGGTTGCTTGCCGAGCAGTCTGGCGCGGTTATGCGTCTGGCTTACGAGACGCTGACCGTGCGTGAGCGTGAGGTGCTGGGGTTTGTCATCGCAGGGCTGATGAACAAGCAGATCGCCGCGCAACTCAACCTCAGCGAAGTGACGGTGAAAGTCCATCGCGGCCAGGTGATGAAAAAACTGTCAGCCCGCTCAGTGGCGGATCTGGTGCGTATAGCCGAAGCCCTGGGCATCGAGCCCGCGCGCCGCAACGGTTGA
- a CDS encoding trifunctional serine/threonine-protein kinase/ATP-binding protein/sensor histidine kinase: protein MASKKQMLWDDGERVFARERDQREGRHSVLVMRPALAQPLPATLDRLAHEYSLKDDLNAEWALQPQVLERAGATTCLVFDDPGGEPLSRLLTAPLDTETALLLAINIAVALGRLHQCGLVHKDLKPQHILVNCSDGQARLTGFGLASRLPRERQAPEPPETIAGTLAYMAPEQTGRMNRSIDSRSDLYAFGVTLYQMLTGSLPFSANDPMEWVHCHIARLPMPACQRVATVPVMLSRVVMKLLAKTAEERYQTAAGVEHDLRRCLDDWRRDRHIETFTLNEQGAIDRLLIPEKLYGREREVQTLIDAFAHMVQTQSPKMVLVSGYSGIGKSSVVNELHKVLVPSRGLFACGKFDQYKRDIPYATLVQAFQGLVRTLLGKRREVLVEWRAALLQALSPNARLMTELIPELKLIIGEPPPVPELEPQQAQQRFMRVLQRFISVFARPEHPLALFLDDLQWLDAATLDLLEDLLTRAEVGYLLLVGAYRNNEVDADHPLSGKLKAIRNAGAHIDEIRLNPLAGVHIEQLIAEALRCPPASIVTLARLVLDKTGGNPFFVIQFLQALAEEELLIYDHQFSRWRWDLELINGKGYTDNVVDLMVGKLARLPLETRQALQQLACLGNVARIDTLATVLDLSTARVHAALWPAVRQDLVERLDGACAFAHDRVHEAAYSLIAEAERAQTHLRIGRLLALQTPGEGREEAIFEIVGQLNRGASLISARSEREQLAEFNLLAGQRAKASTAYTSALTYLGAGATVLGEQGYDSRHELAFALELNRAECEFLTGQLALADSRLQVLAERAANTVERAAVTCLHMDVYLLLDRSDRAVAVCLAYLRQVGIDWTAHPDDQQVRREYQQIWVQLGERSIEQLIDLPLMEDPASLVTLDALSKLFAPALQSDANLACLTICKAVSLSLQQGNCDASCVLYANVARVAGRRFGDYAAGYHFGRLGCDLVDRRGLTRYEASTYLCFSIFVVRWMRPVRECRELLRRALSAANRIGDLPYAAYAGNSLISDLLFIGEPLAEVQVQAEAGLAYAQKIRFGLVVSFMSCQRALIRMLRGQTVEFGSFNDEQFDETRFETNLAAPDLALARGKYWVRKLQARYLAGDYAAAAECAAQARELMWVISSFFEEAEYHFYAALTLAVHGDADTDPLQRLAEHHDQLQIWAQQCAETFASHVALVGAEIARVAGQPIEAELLYERAIQLAVDSGFVHIEALANELASRFYGARGLAKIARVYLQDARYGYLRWGADGKVRQLERRHRFLRQEDAQPSATATIITAVEHLDLATVLKVSQAVSGEIVLDRLIETVMRTAIEQAGAEQGVLILTEGETPYIAARTRIGDSSTLLCNEPINATALAESVLYQTLRTGENLCLDDAVADPAFAADPYMQQHGVRSILCLPLMNQGRVAGALYLENNLSAGVFSPARIAVLRLVASQAAISLDNARLYRDVAEREAKIRRLVDANIIGIIVWSVEGEIIEANDAFLRMVGYQRDDLLSGNVHWRDMTPPARRAESEAALATAIRTGRAQPFEKEYIRKDGSRLPVIVGLAAFEASQQQGVAFVLDLSERKQAEEQVREGERRYREVQAELAHANRVATMGQLAASIAHEVNQPIAATVTNANAALRWLGAQPPNTDEVELGLKRIINDGNRAADVLGRIRALIRKTPPQRQTLDLNAVVDEMVGFTRSEATRYGVVVSVQLASDLPAVLADRVELQQVLLNLIVNGLEAMAVMEEGERRLSITSDRAGGNVRITVSDSGPGFACNRVEEVFTAFYTTKSTGLGMGLSICRSIIEAHGGRLWAEVNAPCGARVVLALPMGEGEM, encoded by the coding sequence ATGGCCAGCAAAAAGCAGATGTTGTGGGACGACGGCGAACGGGTGTTTGCTCGCGAACGCGACCAGAGGGAGGGCCGTCACAGTGTTCTGGTGATGCGCCCGGCCCTCGCTCAGCCGCTGCCTGCGACCCTTGATCGCCTGGCGCATGAATACAGCCTCAAGGACGATCTCAACGCTGAATGGGCGCTGCAACCGCAAGTCCTTGAACGCGCAGGCGCAACGACATGCCTGGTGTTCGACGACCCCGGCGGTGAGCCGCTGTCGCGCTTGCTGACCGCTCCGCTGGACACCGAGACCGCCCTGCTGCTGGCAATCAATATCGCCGTGGCGCTGGGCCGTCTGCACCAGTGCGGTCTGGTGCACAAAGACCTCAAGCCGCAACACATTCTGGTCAATTGCAGCGACGGCCAGGCACGGCTGACCGGCTTCGGTCTCGCCTCACGTCTGCCCCGTGAACGGCAGGCGCCGGAGCCACCGGAAACCATCGCCGGCACCCTGGCCTACATGGCGCCTGAACAAACCGGGCGGATGAATCGCTCGATCGATTCGCGCAGTGATCTGTATGCCTTTGGCGTGACCCTTTATCAAATGCTCACCGGTTCGCTGCCGTTCAGCGCCAATGACCCGATGGAGTGGGTGCATTGCCATATCGCGCGGTTGCCGATGCCGGCCTGTCAACGGGTGGCCACCGTGCCGGTGATGCTCTCGCGGGTGGTCATGAAGTTGCTCGCCAAGACCGCTGAAGAGCGCTATCAAACCGCTGCCGGTGTCGAGCATGACCTGCGCCGTTGCCTGGACGACTGGCGCCGCGACCGGCACATCGAGACATTCACGCTGAACGAGCAGGGCGCCATCGATCGCCTGCTGATCCCGGAAAAGCTCTACGGTCGCGAGCGCGAAGTGCAAACGCTGATTGATGCGTTCGCCCACATGGTACAAACCCAATCGCCGAAAATGGTGCTGGTCTCCGGTTATTCCGGCATCGGCAAGTCCTCTGTGGTCAACGAGTTGCATAAAGTGCTGGTGCCCTCGCGCGGCTTGTTTGCCTGCGGCAAGTTCGACCAGTACAAGCGCGATATTCCCTATGCGACGCTGGTTCAGGCCTTTCAGGGGCTGGTGCGTACGCTGCTGGGCAAGCGCCGCGAAGTGCTCGTTGAATGGCGCGCGGCGCTGTTGCAGGCACTGTCACCGAACGCGCGTCTGATGACCGAACTGATCCCCGAATTGAAACTGATTATCGGCGAGCCGCCACCGGTGCCGGAACTTGAACCGCAACAAGCTCAGCAGCGGTTCATGCGGGTGCTACAGCGTTTTATCAGCGTCTTCGCCCGACCTGAACACCCGTTAGCGCTGTTCCTCGATGACCTGCAATGGCTGGATGCGGCGACACTGGATCTGCTCGAAGATCTGCTGACCCGCGCGGAGGTTGGCTATCTGCTGCTGGTTGGCGCCTACCGCAATAATGAGGTTGATGCCGACCATCCGCTCAGCGGCAAACTCAAAGCCATTCGCAATGCCGGCGCGCACATCGACGAGATTCGCCTGAACCCGCTCGCCGGTGTGCACATCGAACAACTGATTGCCGAAGCCCTGCGTTGCCCACCCGCGAGCATCGTCACTCTGGCGCGGCTGGTACTGGACAAGACCGGCGGCAATCCGTTTTTTGTTATCCAGTTTCTCCAGGCTCTCGCCGAGGAAGAATTGCTGATTTACGACCATCAATTCAGCCGTTGGCGCTGGGATCTGGAGTTGATCAACGGCAAAGGTTACACCGACAACGTTGTCGATCTGATGGTCGGCAAGCTGGCGCGTTTGCCGTTGGAAACCCGCCAGGCCCTGCAACAACTGGCGTGCCTGGGGAACGTCGCGCGGATCGATACGCTGGCCACTGTCCTCGATCTGTCCACGGCTCGCGTGCACGCGGCGTTGTGGCCGGCGGTGCGCCAGGATCTGGTTGAACGGCTGGACGGCGCCTGTGCGTTTGCACACGACCGTGTGCACGAGGCGGCTTACTCGCTGATTGCCGAAGCCGAGCGCGCGCAGACGCATTTGCGCATCGGCCGGCTGTTGGCGCTGCAAACGCCGGGCGAGGGCCGCGAAGAGGCAATCTTTGAAATCGTCGGCCAGCTCAATCGCGGCGCCAGCCTGATCAGCGCCCGGTCCGAGCGTGAGCAGTTGGCCGAATTCAACCTGCTCGCCGGTCAGCGTGCCAAGGCTTCGACCGCTTACACCTCCGCGCTGACCTATTTGGGCGCGGGCGCGACGGTGCTTGGCGAACAAGGCTATGACAGCCGCCATGAGTTGGCGTTTGCCCTGGAGCTGAACCGCGCCGAGTGCGAATTTCTTACCGGACAATTGGCGCTGGCCGACTCCCGATTGCAGGTTCTGGCCGAGCGCGCGGCAAACACAGTGGAGCGCGCCGCGGTGACGTGTCTGCACATGGATGTCTACCTTTTGCTCGATCGCAGCGACCGCGCGGTTGCCGTCTGCCTGGCCTATCTGCGCCAGGTTGGCATCGACTGGACGGCACATCCGGACGATCAGCAAGTGCGCCGGGAATACCAGCAGATCTGGGTGCAACTGGGCGAACGCAGTATCGAACAACTGATCGACTTGCCGTTGATGGAAGATCCGGCCTCACTGGTGACGCTGGATGCGTTGAGCAAACTGTTCGCACCGGCGTTGCAGTCAGATGCGAACCTTGCCTGCCTTACCATTTGCAAAGCCGTCAGCCTGAGCCTGCAACAGGGTAATTGCGACGCCTCTTGCGTGCTCTACGCCAACGTTGCCCGTGTCGCCGGGCGGCGCTTCGGCGACTATGCCGCTGGCTACCACTTTGGCCGTTTGGGGTGTGATCTGGTCGACCGCCGCGGCCTGACACGCTACGAGGCGAGCACTTATCTGTGCTTCTCGATCTTCGTGGTGCGCTGGATGCGCCCAGTGCGCGAGTGCCGCGAATTGCTGCGCCGTGCACTTAGCGCCGCGAACCGCATCGGCGATTTGCCCTACGCGGCCTATGCCGGCAACAGCCTGATTTCTGACCTGCTGTTTATTGGCGAGCCGCTGGCGGAGGTGCAGGTTCAGGCCGAGGCGGGGCTGGCCTACGCGCAGAAAATCCGCTTCGGGTTGGTGGTGAGCTTCATGAGTTGCCAACGAGCATTGATCCGCATGCTGCGCGGGCAGACTGTGGAATTTGGCAGTTTCAACGATGAACAATTTGATGAAACGCGCTTCGAGACGAACCTCGCTGCGCCTGATCTGGCGTTGGCCCGTGGCAAATATTGGGTGCGCAAGTTGCAGGCGCGCTATCTGGCCGGGGATTACGCGGCAGCGGCTGAATGCGCGGCCCAGGCCCGGGAATTGATGTGGGTAATTTCTTCGTTTTTCGAGGAGGCCGAATACCACTTCTACGCAGCGCTGACATTGGCTGTTCATGGCGACGCCGATACCGATCCACTGCAACGCTTGGCAGAGCACCACGATCAACTGCAAATCTGGGCACAACAGTGTGCCGAAACCTTCGCCAGTCATGTAGCGCTGGTCGGTGCCGAAATCGCTCGGGTTGCGGGGCAACCGATCGAAGCAGAGTTGCTGTACGAGCGGGCGATTCAATTGGCGGTGGATAGCGGCTTCGTTCACATTGAGGCTTTGGCCAACGAACTGGCGTCGCGTTTCTACGGTGCTCGCGGTCTGGCGAAAATCGCCCGCGTCTACCTGCAAGACGCGCGCTACGGTTACCTGCGTTGGGGGGCCGATGGCAAGGTGCGGCAACTGGAGCGGCGGCACCGTTTTCTGCGCCAGGAAGACGCGCAGCCGAGCGCGACAGCGACTATCATCACCGCCGTTGAGCATCTGGATCTGGCCACAGTGCTCAAGGTGTCCCAGGCCGTGTCTGGCGAAATTGTTCTCGACCGCTTGATTGAAACGGTCATGCGCACCGCCATCGAACAGGCCGGCGCCGAGCAGGGTGTGCTGATTCTCACCGAAGGCGAGACGCCGTATATCGCCGCGCGAACCCGCATTGGCGACAGCAGCACATTACTCTGCAATGAGCCGATCAACGCAACCGCGCTGGCCGAATCGGTGCTCTACCAGACCCTGCGCACCGGCGAAAACCTATGTCTGGACGATGCCGTCGCCGATCCGGCATTCGCCGCTGATCCGTACATGCAACAGCACGGCGTCCGCTCGATCCTGTGCCTGCCATTGATGAATCAAGGTCGGGTCGCTGGGGCGCTGTACCTGGAAAACAATCTGTCGGCCGGCGTGTTCAGCCCGGCGCGCATTGCCGTTTTGCGGCTGGTCGCTTCACAAGCGGCAATCTCGCTGGACAACGCGCGGCTGTATCGCGACGTCGCCGAGCGTGAAGCAAAGATTCGCCGGCTGGTCGACGCCAACATCATCGGCATCATTGTCTGGAGTGTCGAAGGAGAAATCATCGAGGCCAATGACGCTTTCCTGCGCATGGTCGGTTACCAACGCGATGATCTGCTCTCGGGAAACGTGCATTGGCGCGACATGACCCCGCCGGCACGACGCGCCGAAAGCGAAGCGGCGCTGGCGACGGCGATCCGCACCGGGCGCGCCCAGCCGTTCGAGAAGGAATACATCCGCAAGGACGGCAGTCGGCTGCCAGTGATTGTCGGTCTGGCCGCGTTCGAAGCCAGTCAGCAACAGGGCGTGGCATTCGTGCTTGATTTAAGCGAACGCAAACAGGCGGAAGAACAAGTGCGCGAAGGCGAACGCCGGTATCGCGAGGTGCAAGCGGAATTGGCCCACGCCAACCGCGTGGCGACCATGGGCCAACTGGCGGCGTCCATCGCTCACGAAGTCAACCAGCCGATCGCCGCCACCGTGACCAATGCCAACGCCGCGTTGCGCTGGCTCGGCGCACAACCGCCGAACACCGATGAAGTCGAACTGGGGCTCAAGCGCATCATCAACGATGGCAACCGCGCAGCCGACGTGCTCGGTCGCATCCGCGCGCTGATCCGCAAGACACCACCGCAACGGCAAACGCTGGATCTCAATGCGGTGGTGGATGAGATGGTCGGGTTTACGCGCAGTGAAGCGACTCGATATGGGGTCGTGGTGTCCGTGCAACTGGCCAGCGACTTGCCGGCGGTATTGGCCGACCGGGTTGAGTTGCAACAGGTTCTGCTCAACCTGATCGTCAATGGTTTGGAGGCCATGGCGGTGATGGAGGAGGGCGAGCGTCGGCTGTCTATCACCAGCGATCGTGCCGGTGGAAACGTGCGGATTACCGTCAGCGACTCCGGGCCGGGATTCGCCTGCAATCGGGTGGAGGAGGTCTTCACTGCGTTCTACACCACCAAATCCACCGGGCTGGGGATGGGGCTGTCGATCTGCCGGTCGATCATTGAGGCGCATGGCGGACGCTTGTGGGCGGAGGTGAATGCGCCTTGTGGGGCGCGGGTTGTGTTGGCGTTGCCGATGGGGGAGGGAGAGATGTAG
- a CDS encoding PaaI family thioesterase, whose product MDATAIPEGYTPFTRSSPLLDLLGPIYARGSGLQLELALLTDSRHANGRGTLHGGVLATLADVGMGYAMAFSSDPPQPLITASMTLDYLGAVKMNEWLEVRLEYSKKGRQLAFAAVSLHVGERTVARASAVFAVPMG is encoded by the coding sequence ATGGACGCCACCGCAATTCCCGAGGGTTACACCCCATTTACCCGCAGCAGTCCGTTGCTGGATTTGCTGGGCCCGATCTACGCGAGGGGCAGCGGCCTGCAACTGGAACTGGCATTGCTGACCGACTCCCGCCATGCCAATGGCCGGGGCACCTTGCATGGCGGTGTACTGGCAACGTTGGCCGATGTCGGTATGGGTTACGCCATGGCCTTTTCCAGCGACCCTCCGCAGCCATTGATCACCGCGAGCATGACCCTGGATTATCTCGGTGCCGTAAAAATGAACGAGTGGCTGGAAGTGCGCCTCGAGTACTCGAAAAAAGGACGCCAACTGGCGTTTGCCGCTGTCAGCCTGCATGTCGGGGAGAGAACGGTGGCGCGGGCCAGTGCGGTGTTTGCTGTGCCAATGGGTTGA